atttttttatttgttatTACCTATCTTTCTATGTATGTAAAGTTTTACATGCAGCCGATACAAATTtttaaaagcccgtggcaacgcacgggcactctactagtaaCAATAACGATGAGGATGAGCCCGACAAAGGGAACGACGGGCAGATGCATTGCCCGCTAcaaataagagcatctccaacagccgcctaACACGCCGCGCGTTAAAAACTACTTTGTCGCGCGTCCTTCGCCTGGTTTAGCGCGACCGGCAGCGCTGACTCTAACAGCCGcgttaaaatgcagcgcgcgcgtcgCGCGCGACTCGCCGGGGCATGCCATATATTGCATTTTGGACACAAAATGGATTTCAAacattcaaaatgcaatgaacatggcatattaatttcacacaaacaagttgatgaataaaagttcatgcccacaatcatgcccacaagttcatccaaccaagttcaaaatgcaaaccaagTTCATGAACAAATGAAAGACACATCAAGCCTCATCCTTGTCTTCGTCCTCATCTTTCGAAGACGACTCTTCCTCCTCCGAAGATgattcttcctcctcatcatcatcattgtcgcgcaccgcatcacgtgaagctcggacggtgttggcaagattttcaacggcatcttcatgggaaggtgtgtgaggcacaccggaagacattccgcccatggtggccggaggtgcacccatgcctcccatgagagacgcAAAAATCATGCCTCCCATGGCTGCCATGGCGCcgggggtgctccaaagccacccatgcctcccatggtctccatggtagctccaaagccacccatggcacCTAAGCCGcccatggtagctccgaagccacccatgcctcccatggcgccaaggccaccgccacccatggcgccaaggccaccgccacccattgcgcgaatcatggctcttttttggatcaagacttcttcacgggcaagattgacatactccttttgcgcctcattgaggatatatgtgtccaagaagaacaagtgcttctcacATTCCAACAATCTAGTTCGCTCCTCATTGATCACCTTCCTCTTctccaaagccaccttcctctcctcgaccgccaccctcctctcctcggccgccaacctcctctcctcggccgcggcatcttggttccttgccgttttcctcacctcgttggcttcttttcttgccttcacaatagcttccatagcatttttgagctcatcatctcctttcctcttcttcttttcttttgcgtatttcttgcacccatccggtcgttttggcttcgagtatgaaaccgagttgggtgtggggcttctcttgccgtcatcacttgatgcatcctcctcctcatcatcatccaactcaattgttcgcttgcgtttgttgctcaaatCCAAATCATCCAAAtcatcacgcttcttccatttctcatcatccttcaacacgtcatagcaatgaggcaaggtaaatggccttcctttcttgatctttcccttcttggtcctcttctcctctccttagaacaagttttgtgcaatgttgtactacatgaaaacaaaacaagttagcacttcaaacaccaacaacaagtatgatgaacatggatgaaatgccacttactctatcatcctcattggtgccacttgggttcaacttgtcaaccgccttttgTGCGGCCGCCCACTTGGTCGGAGTGGTCAATTCCACTCATGTTGCGAACATCAAAGTGTTCCTTCATCCGGTTCcgataagcatctctactttgatcacctccaacggatggatccctcgtcacttgcaaccaagtattgcatagtaagatgtcTTCGGTGTTGGTGTAATTGCCCGCTCGTCCTTTCggtgcgtcgacaatgccctcaccatcctcgtccacctcgaactcatggtcaTCAAAgtgcatgtcattggtttgagaccaatgcaaattgttggagccaacacccatagttgacatgtatgcatcatcgttgagactacaaaatatatagaacaatgcaaataagctatctatatgtatgcattcaaaaaataacaagaaaaaaaGTTGGGGAAATTTTCTACCTTTGGGGCATATCGTCGAACACATTATGCGCGTCGGCcgctcaacgagtgagctcgccggtGCTTCGGTAGCCGTCGCGCCCGTcacacgccctgcaagcttcttcctcgacgccttcgaggtgccggagccatccgccgccttgtttttcttcgcggatgtcttgcccttcttcggccgcgccgCATTNNNNNNNNNNNNNNNNNNNNNNNNNNNNNNNNNNNNNNNNNNNNNNNNNNNNNNNNNNNNNNNNNNNNNNNNNNNNNNNNNNNNNNNNNNNNNNNNNNNNNNNNNNNNNNNNNNNNNNNNNNNNNNNNNNNNNNNNNNNNNNNNNNNNNNNNNNNNNNNNNNNNNNNNNNNNNNNNNNNNNNNNNNNNNNNNNNNNNNNNNNNNNNNNNNNNNNNNNNNNNNNNNNNNNNNNNNNNNNNNNNNNNNNNNNNNNNNNNNNNNNNNNNNNNNNNNNNNNNNNNNNNNNNNNNNNNNNNNNNNNNNNNNNNNNNNNNNNNNNNNNNATccgcggcggcatgaagaggccacgcgcgaggccgatgctcggaggagctccggcggaggcgaggccaacgttccccgcgctagggtttgcggcggcgatggcggcggtggaGGGGTCGCGGCTGTAGGATGGGGTGAGCGGGTGCCGGCGCGTGCGTCCATCGGGTCcagttcgccggcgccggcgcgcgtgGGGCGAAGGTGGCGCggaggagagagtgcggcgcgagcgctcgtgtgtgccgcgcgcggaagcgggcgTCCCAAATACACAGCGCGTGTTGGCGATTCGGACCGCGCGCCCAACTCCATATGCCGCGCGCGCGGGAGCCACTCTACCGGTTGCGCGCGCTAGAATGGCCAAATTTACGGCGCGGCGCTTGTTTAGcccggctgttggagatgctctaaaggacgtgaatatgatatatgcatctcacacctccaagaaggatcagAAGTGTGCCCTCCATGAGGTATATGATGTGAAGCCCACGGAACCAAAATACAATCCCTGGCCAGAAATCCCGATCAACTTTGATCAATGTGACCATCCGATCAACGTCCGCCACGCTGGAACAACCGCGCTCATCCTGGACTCGATAGTTGACGGTTTCCACCTCATTGAGGTCCTGATGGATGATGGCAACAGGTTGAACCTCATCTATGCCGAGACGTTAAAAAAGATGCACTTCGACGAGTCTTGCATCGAGCCAACTAAAGTTAAAATTCAACGATATTATCTCGGGCATGAAGGCCGAGTACCCCGAACAACTATTGTCTGGAACCTTTAAGCTTTGACATAATGCCTTTCACTCGTTCGAACCGCATTCACCTAAGATCAAGATGTCGGGCAAGCCTGAAGAATATTTTTTTGAGGGGTACAAGTCTgaacagtttttttttttttgagtaaaACAAGTCTgaacagttttttttttttgagacaatacaAGTCTGAACAGTTGCGTGCCCCCCTCCGTGCCCAAACGATGGAGTCGACAGGCCGCATCAACGAATCCAATACGCGTCCACGCTTTTCAAAAAGCTAGCCACTATAAATAAATTCCTCCGGCCCACCGCGTGGTCACGCGGTCCGTGTCCATCCCGGCTCAACTCCCCAACGCGCTATTTCCTTCCCTCCCCGCACGCACCCAAACCCAGCAAGCCCACCGATCCGGCCCGGTCGCCGGCGATGGAATCGGCGGGGAACGACCGGAGGGACGCGGCGCTGGGGAGCCTGGCGGTGCTCCCCGACGAGCTGCTCTGcgccatcgtcgacctcctccagcccacCGACATCGGCCGCCTCGCATGCGTCAGCAGGTCgccgcgtctctctctctctctctctcgcccgtcTGTTCCTTTCTCCTCTGCTTTGCAGTTACCTCCATGTGTTAGCTAAGAATGTGGATTCTGAGGTTTGCCCTTTGATTTTAACGGTGACCACTCAACCCAAGTGGACTAGCCAGCCATGCGTGATTCTGAATTTTGTTTGGTTATGGTCGCTTGGGAGCGTTATTATGGGCCAAATGACACATACGGCGGCGGTATGATGGTATGAGCTACTGGGACAAAACGGAGGTTTGCTGTGTCATATATGTTCCTATGAGCTACCGCTACAGAAAAGATCATCCATGGGGAAGTAAATTTGGCGGCCAGATTTTTCTTTAAAGTGACAGAAGGTTTTAATGTACGTAAATGAGACCCAGCGATATGTTTCCTGAGGATTTAAGTGAAACTTACATGTGGAACATTTGGATCAGCTCAATGGTCAAAACTCAAAACCGCCCGTGCTCATTTCTGTATGTCGGACTCTCTTTACTAATATGTTTCTTTTATAAAGTCAAGAAAAATATTTCCTTAATCTATGAATTAAGATTTAAGACGAAGAGAGTTGCCTCTCTGCCAAGACCGAAGACATATTTGATCCGTTCTTCATGTTTGTCCTCTAGAATTAGACTGCTCCATGGCGTATATGTAACTAAGCCAGGCCTGCATATGTAGGGCCGATCCTTTCGTGTGTTTGGTATTATAACTCTTTAAGTATAATATAACATTCAGTTTGTTCCAGAGAATTAGAAGACATGGAAATTGAAGTTACTATCAGAGTATTGTCTCCGGTCCGAAATAGATGTTAGCGAGTTGTTTTGTTTCTCAATGTTTTTTTTTCTTATGCAACAATCCACGAAATGCTTATTGGTATTAGTAGTCGTActagactactactactactactagtagtagtagtagtagtagaagtaaaAACATAATAATTATACAGCTAAATAGACAAAAATCGTGAAGCACTAGTTTCTTTCATGTTCTGTGTGCAccggaataaaaaaatcatctATTTGGGCTGGACAGGTATAAAAGCATACTCCTCCAGTCCTGTAAAAGCTGTCGTTTTAGACAAAGGTAGAGccaattttttgaaattttgactaCCAGTTTTATCTTTACGAACATTTATATTAGATACCTGAAAATCAGTGAATTTGTCTCGAGAAGTATTTCCATAATATACAATTCTTTTAGATTTTATGGATGATTTTAAAGAAACTAGTGGTCCAAATTGTATTTTGAAGACCATGTTTGTGTCCTAAACGGCAGGTTTTAGAGGACCAGAGGGAGTAGCTCCTGATTTATGACATTGTCATTATCTAGAGATCATGAGCTAAGAACATCTGTCATGTTTGTGTTTCTACCTTAAAACGGTGGTAGGATGAAGCGGTACCTTAAATCATTTTGCACTTTGCAGTGTCATGTACATACTTTGCAACGAGGAACCTCTCTGGATGAGTAAATATCTTTCTGTTGGTGGTCATCTTGAGTACAAAGGTTCTTGGAAGAAAACAACATTGTCTAGGTATATGACCATTCTATCTTGTCGTGTTACATTCTGTATTCAAAAGTAATCCTAAACTGACTGAAAAGGTTAGACACTGATTGCTTCGTTTTCAGGCTTAGTCTTTGCTCCGGAAATAGTGAGCTTGAGCAGAAGGCTCGTCATTTTGATGGTATGGTACATCTACTTTATGTTTGTTCTATTTGCCTTGTTTATCTCCCTATTCATACTTATTTTCATGCAGGATTCAATTCCTTGTTCTTATACAGGAGATGGTATAGATGTTTTACTACTTTGAGTAGTTATTCCTTTGACAATGGACATGTGGAAAGAAAGGATGACCTTTCTTTGGATCATTTCCATTCTCAGTATGATGGAAAAGGCCCAGTAAGAATTGAATTATCTTTTGCTTTTAATTCAGATTTACAACATCTGGATTTTCTACATTATTGTTTTGCAATGATGTTTTTCTGAAATCATACTGATGGTATTGCACAACTAGGTTTTGCTTGGTAAGCTGGCTGAAACCTGGCCAGCAAGGACTAAATGGACAATTCAGCAGCTGGTGCATGATTATGGTGAAGTTACATTTAGGATATCACAGAGAAGCCCTAAGAAGATAATAATGAAACTGAAAGACTATGTTTCTTACATGGAACTCCAGCATGACGAAGATCCTCTTTATATATTTGATGATAAGGTAATCATCACTTCATTTCATTTACTACTAAAGttatgaaaagaaaaaaaaacttagtTCAGAAAATTGTTACAGTTTGGAGAAACAACACCAGCACTATTGGAAGATTACAGAGTCCCTCATTTATTTCAAGAAGATCTTTTTGGTGTCTTGGATTATGAACAAAGACCTGCTTTCAGATGGCTTATTATTGGACCAGAAAGATCAGGTGCCTCTTGGCATGTTGATCCAGGATTAACCAGTGCGTGGAATACTCTTCTTTGTGGCCGAAAAAGGTTGGATCATGTGTTATATATATGCGTGCGTATTTACTCGATAGTGTACTCAAGCTGTGGTATTCACcatgtacttcctctgtaaacagATATAAGAGTGTTCAGATCACTAAAgtagttatctaaacgctcttacatttctttacggagggagtaattgcaAATTTGAAAGCTACTAGTAGCAGTTAAATaacccaaatgataagtgtcacatGTCAGGTGCGTGGCATCTGGCCCTGATGTTTTCCATGGCAATTCCAGTCACACAAGGATGGCAAATTCCAGTGACACACGGCAAGCTTCTGTCGAAAATAAACTGAAGCATGAAAGTTGCCATGCTTggcaactaaagttgccatcctcgcGTCACTAAACTTCCCATAAAAAAGTtcggagttgccatgtgctcataCCTGACATGTGGCACTTATCAGGGTCCTTAAATAAACGTTCATAGATCTTTTGCAAAATTTCTTGCCTATTGGCTCTTTAAGGTCATTGCAGTGCTTCTATTTTGATGCAATTTGTGGTCGCTGTTCTGTGTGTTGCTTATTTTGTAATCTGATGTGAAAAAACAGTTGTTCAGAAATAATCAGCCAATTGGGCGTGTTGAATTAACGATAGACAAATTTAGTCAGGATGTCCATAGTTAATGTCTTGGGAGTGAGAGAGAATCATGCGAGAATCTTACGCATATTCATATATGTTGAACAGAGACAGAAGATAGCTGTGGGCAGTAGAAAGATGTGATTCAACTTGAGTGCATGCTTTGTATTTTAATTGGAACTTAAAAATCGTAACCCTATACTGTGAACGGTGCGAGGATATGCTATACAACCTAAATTTGTATTCCTCTTTACCTGTTAAAGCTGATTGTCCCATGTTGTACAATGCTGAAAATTGGAAGAGGCAATTTGTGTTTCCATTAATGATATCCACCTTTTTTCATAGATGGGCACTGTACCCTCCAGGAAGAGTGCCTGGTGGTGTCACGGTACATGTAagtgatgaggatggtgatgttgacaTTGAAACTCCAACGTCTTTGCAGGTAACTAACTTATTACTGTTTTTGCTTTTCTCCAAACTTTACCCCCATATCATTTCACATTATTTTGATCGTTTGCAGTGGTGGCTTGATATCTATCCTCATCTTGCTGAACACGAGAAACCACTGGAATGCACACAATTACCAGGAGAGACTATATTTGTTCCTAGTGGATGGTGGCATTGTGTTCTAAACCTTGAGACTACTGTTGCAGTTACACAAAACTTTGTCAATCAATCAAATTTTGAGCATGTATGTCTAGACATGGCACCTGGTCACTGTCACAAAGGAGTTTGTCGTGCTGGCTTACTTGCTGTTCCGGGAAAATCTGTTAGAGATATTGAAAATCATCCACCTGGAACAATGAGTGCATGGAACCACAATGACATGACTCGTGCAGAAAAAAGACTGAAAGGTTCAGGGTCCGTAAGAGCTTCAAACAGTGCAAATCAGTGTGCTTCGTTTGAGTTCTCAGACGTCCATGAAAGTTTGGAGAACCAAGTTTTCTCGTATGATATAGGTTTCTTATCCCAATTTCTTGAGAAAGAAAAAGATCACTATACTTCTGTCTGGAGTCCTACTAATCCAATTGGCCAGAGAGAAGCAAGAGAATGGCTGCGAAGGCTATGGGTTCTTAAGCCTGAACTGAGAGGACTAATATGGAAGGTGATCTTTGTTCCATCATTTACATAAATTTTACTTTGTCAATTTTTATATGAAATACCATGTGGTTTATATATCTGTTTCTTGATAATGTTCTGTTCCTTGTGCCAATATATATGTCTATTTCTGTAGGGTGCATGCCTAGCAATAAGTGTGGACAAATGGTATGCATGCTTAGAGGAAGTAAGTGCATGTCATAGTTTACCACCACCGTCAGAGGATGAGAAGCTTCCTGTTGGCACAGGTAGCAACCCAGTAAGTATACAATTACTTTTACTTGCTGTCTCAGATTTAGAACTGTCGACAAAAAATTCTGGCGTGTTAGTATCATGTAATTCGTGTTGGTTCGAAATACTTACTCGACGTGTTAGGGTTATCTACAGAAATTGATTCGTGTAGAATATCCTGGTTTACTTGTTACTGCATCTGTGGTTTCAGCCTTGCAAGGTTGGTTCCGGCTTTAGAAGATTTATAGATATACATACTTGCTCACTGCTATGCACCGATACCAAGACATTAAACATATCTGAGATTCTAAGATACTCCTTTGGTGCCAGTTAGTGTCATATTACGCTGCATATACACTCATTGTTGCATGGTATGTGAATATAACCTGTACCACAATTTTTCAGGTCTTCATTGTTTCCGACAATGTGATTAAAATCTATGCTGAAGGAGGCCTGGGTTATTCTGCTCATGGTTTAGGCACAGAGGTAATGTTGCATTGGTTCTGCAACTTAATAAAATCGAATGCAACACTCACGATATTGATCACTTTCCTGATGCAGCTTGAGTTCTATGATCTTCTGCGAAAAGTTGGCTCGCCTTTGATCAACCACATTCCTGAGATCATTGCAAGTGGATTTCTTGTGTACGAAGATGGCGTCTACAGAACAGTCCCATGGGATGGAAAAGGAATGCCAGATGTTTTGGCTAAATACTATCCTCTGGAGCTTTCTTATGCAAACAGCTGTTTTCCTCTTGGATTATGGAGCAAACAACAGTTTGGAATGGATAGTTCCACTGAATGTTCAAACAAACCTATTTGGCCTTACATGGTTACCAGAAAATGCAAAGGGGATATCTTTGCTCGTGTGTAAGTTGTATTCATTTGTCAAGTGAAAATGGgagtaattacttaattaattatgtaAATACGTGCTTACTGTGCTTTTCATTTTTCTTAGCCGTGATACATTGTCCAAGGCTGACCTTTTGAATCTGGCATCATCCTTGGGAGTTCAAATGCGAAATATCCATTTATTACCCCTTCCACATGGGGAACCATTACCCAAACCTGAAGACAATAATGTGAGAGACAGTGATCCACCTGAATGGAAACAAGTAATTTCTACTCTAAACGGAAGAAAGAATAATATAAAGAAGCACCTAGCTAACTGGTAAGTGAAAAACTTCTAAAGCAGGTTTGTTTGGCTAGTTTTTATGAGTTTTACTAAAACAGGACATTTTGTTGCTCAGTTTTATTTTATCCAATAACTGTGGATCTGCAAGTCAATTTTGTGTCCACAGACCACAGTCGATGTGAAGTGATTAAGAAGATATTGTCAAATTATAGAATGGTTCACTTGCAACTTAAAATCCTCTACTAAACTGTATTGGGTTACAAAAAATTGTAGAGGCAGGCATCCAATAAATAACCATTACATTATTTATTGTTTTAACATTTCTTTTTTTGACAGAATTTCTTTTAAATGATTTTTTGACGAAATTATTTTAACATTTCAACATTAGCAAAATATAAGTAGCAATGACCATAAATCCATAACATTTCAACTGCATTGATTTGGTATTGAGTTGTTTTAGCCAAAATGCTACAAGCCTACCATAAATCCataatattatactccctccgtccggaaatacttgtcatcaaaatggataaaaggggatgtatctagacgtattttagttctagatatatctctttttatccattttgttgACAAGTATTTTCGGCCGGAGGGAGTATTGATATAGAATTCCATACGCTGCCTTATACCTCAACATTGTTTACATATCTGTGAAGGGGGGGTACTGTCCCAACAGTTTTAATTGAGAAGGCTGAAGAATATCTCCCTGCTGATATGAGCTCTCTAATCAAGTTTGTTAAGGTACTTTTTCAATTTCGTCTTCTTCATATGCATCTGGGGTCGAACTTTGTGTTTAATAGTATGATTGGACAATCAGGATGACGATGGTGACTCAGTGTACACATTCCCTTGTTGGATACATTCAGATATTATGGACGATAACATTCTTACTCAGAGGTCCCTCACTgatgccaaaagcactggtgacaGAGATCTGGAGAAACTGGATGCAGTTAATATAATTGACTTCAGTGATCTGTCCATCGGTAAGCAGCCAGTTCACTTTGTTCCCTGGTAATCTGACATTGCTTCATTTGAACATTTAACGAAATAGTTTGCGTAATACTGGCATCTGAAACCGAAGATGGGATAACTATATATCTGTAAAAATGCTTAAATTGAGCTGCTCATATCTACCAGTCTGCACTGTGAAAACTTCTGTTAGATTGTAAAAACAAAGTTTATATTTATTTGATCTTAATTTGATTGAGACCAAAAACTGTTTGTCGTAACAGGGGATCCTCTATGCGACTTGATTCCACTGCACCTGGATGTTTTTCGTGGCGATATTGATCTTCTCAGGGAGTACCTAAGAAGCTACCAGCTTCCTTTCCTGAGAGGGAAATCAAACAATGATATCTACAAGTCAGTGGGAAATTCGAAGTTCAGCACTGCATCATATCGCGCGATGTAAGTGCATACATACATAAATAAATCAGAGCAGCCCACATTATCCATGTTTTATCCTTCCCTGCGCTCTATCTCGGAATGATCAGTGATCCTTGTTGGTTTGTCGGTCGATCAGTCTCCCAAGGGAGGGAGAAGCATGTTTGGCTCTGATGCGTGGTGCTCTTACATTGCAGGTGCTACTGCATGCTGCACGAGGACAACGTGCTGGCGGCTATATTTGGGCTGTGGAAGGACCTGCGAGCTGCAACGTCGTGGGAGGAGGTCGAGCACTTGGTTTGGGATGGCCTCAACCGATACCAGCAATCGTCGCCTACACTCTCTAGCTAGCAGACTCGTCACGACTAGCGCTCAGAAGAAATAATGCGTACTGCTCCGTTACTCCCTTCGACATATAGCCCGGCTTCGTTTGTTTAAGAGCAAAGAAACTATAAGGGGCAAAAAAAATTGTTTACTCTTGTGTGTAGCAGTTTGAACaatttaaaaatattttttgattttactgttcacccgagctcatttgagctcggacTCAGAAAAGACTTTCCGCTTTTACGCGGAGTATCtacacccgagctcaaatgagcttgggtgaacagtaaaatcgagaaacattttaaaaatgttcaaaaaattctgatttttttttgtggtaaactttgacaaatgttctaaCTGCTTGTAAAATTTCATCTTCAGATCACATTCGTGGAAGGCgtgacaaaaaaaaaacaaaatcgatgctttgaaaatgctactttcaaagcattttggagcattgattttgttttttttgctacGCCTTGTACGAATATGATCTGaagatgaaattttgcaagcagtTAGAATATTTGTCAAAGTTTAgcacaaaaaaaattcagaattgttTGAAcaatttaaaaatattttttaaattttactgttcacccgatcTCATTTGAGCTTGGGCTCAGAAAAGACTTTCCGCTTTTTTcttctttcattttcttttcttttgggagAGAGCAGTTTTGCCGTTAAATGGATCATGAAGCGTGCAGTTGTACCGCATAGTAGTGTGACACGTTGGGTATTTGTAACGAATGCCACATTTTTTGTACGCACCCAACACACGGCATAACTTGTTTCCATGAACTTTTTATCTCCCAAGAGTCACATGGAAACATGTTTATTATTTGTTGAACCATCCTCACCGCCATTGGCTCTTTATCTTCTGGTGAAAACAAATACGAGCTATTACTATGTTGTATGTATATGTGCCATGGCAGAGAGAAACATACTCCATCCATCTTGTTGAGCATACGTTGTCTGTGCACATGTATAGTACTAAGGCTTGTGTATTTTGTACTGCCGCGCCTCCTCTCTTTCCTGTATATTTGTACTTCTTAAGAGACAAGTAGAGGCCGGCCCCCCTTACCCATATATGTGCTCATGCATACAATCAATCATTGTCGATGCATGCAATCCCTAATTCCTATCTAACATCGTATCAGTTTAGCACGTGATCCTAATCGCTTCCGCCCATCTCTTGCTGCGCCGCACCCTGCCGCCGCTACCCCTCCACCAGCGCCACCGCCGCACCTACCGCCACTGCACCACCCTGCCCACCCGCAGCCGCACCTCCCTTCTCTGCCGCTGCCCTCTCCTTCTCCTACCCTAAACCCTAGCTGCTTTCTCATCTAACCCTAGCCGCAACACCCCTCCATCCGCCGCTGCCATctacccgagccgccgccgctacTCACCCTAGCCGTCGCAGCCGcctagacgccgccgccgcccacccaaACCGTCGCCGCCAACTCCCTAGCCGTCGCCGCCGTCATGGACTCCCCGGGATCCACCTTCTCCAACGGCTCCAACCCGTTCGCGGACCCGAACCCTCCGCCGTTGCCATCCGCGATCTCAACATCGAGGCCCGTGTACCCGTCCGCCTCGACCACTCCAGCTCCTCGTACTATGCGTGGAAGACCTACTCCAGCCTCTTGTCTTCCGCGAGTACTACCTCACCGAGCACATCAACGGCTCCGTCGACGCCGCAGTCATGAAGGCCGACCTGGAGTGGTCTGCCATCGAGGCCACGCTCATCCGATGGTTCTATCAAACCGTCTTGAAGGACGTCTTCCACACGGTTGTCGCTAGGACG
This window of the Triticum aestivum cultivar Chinese Spring chromosome 5D, IWGSC CS RefSeq v2.1, whole genome shotgun sequence genome carries:
- the LOC123120802 gene encoding F-box protein At1g78280 isoform X2; translated protein: MKLKDYVSYMELQHDEDPLYIFDDKFGETTPALLEDYRVPHLFQEDLFGVLDYEQRPAFRWLIIGPERSGASWHVDPGLTSAWNTLLCGRKRWALYPPGRVPGGVTVHVSDEDGDVDIETPTSLQWWLDIYPHLAEHEKPLECTQLPGETIFVPSGWWHCVLNLETTVAVTQNFVNQSNFEHVCLDMAPGHCHKGVCRAGLLAVPGKSVRDIENHPPGTMSAWNHNDMTRAEKRLKGSGSVRASNSANQCASFEFSDVHESLENQVFSYDIGFLSQFLEKEKDHYTSVWSPTNPIGQREAREWLRRLWVLKPELRGLIWKGACLAISVDKWYACLEEVSACHSLPPPSEDEKLPVGTGSNPVFIVSDNVIKIYAEGGLGYSAHGLGTELEFYDLLRKVGSPLINHIPEIIASGFLVYEDGVYRTVPWDGKGMPDVLAKYYPLELSYANSCFPLGLWSKQQFGMDSSTECSNKPIWPYMVTRKCKGDIFARVRDTLSKADLLNLASSLGVQMRNIHLLPLPHGEPLPKPEDNNVRDSDPPEWKQVISTLNGRKNNIKKHLANWGGTVPTVLIEKAEEYLPADMSSLIKFVKDDDGDSVYTFPCWIHSDIMDDNILTQRSLTDAKSTGDRDLEKLDAVNIIDFSDLSIGDPLCDLIPLHLDVFRGDIDLLREYLRSYQLPFLRGKSNNDIYKSVGNSKFSTASYRAMCYCMLHEDNVLAAIFGLWKDLRAATSWEEVEHLVWDGLNRYQQSSPTLSS
- the LOC123120802 gene encoding F-box protein At1g78280 isoform X1; translated protein: MESAGNDRRDAALGSLAVLPDELLCAIVDLLQPTDIGRLACVSSVMYILCNEEPLWMSKYLSVGGHLEYKGSWKKTTLSRLSLCSGNSELEQKARHFDGFNSLFLYRRWYRCFTTLSSYSFDNGHVERKDDLSLDHFHSQYDGKGPVLLGKLAETWPARTKWTIQQLVHDYGEVTFRISQRSPKKIIMKLKDYVSYMELQHDEDPLYIFDDKFGETTPALLEDYRVPHLFQEDLFGVLDYEQRPAFRWLIIGPERSGASWHVDPGLTSAWNTLLCGRKRWALYPPGRVPGGVTVHVSDEDGDVDIETPTSLQWWLDIYPHLAEHEKPLECTQLPGETIFVPSGWWHCVLNLETTVAVTQNFVNQSNFEHVCLDMAPGHCHKGVCRAGLLAVPGKSVRDIENHPPGTMSAWNHNDMTRAEKRLKGSGSVRASNSANQCASFEFSDVHESLENQVFSYDIGFLSQFLEKEKDHYTSVWSPTNPIGQREAREWLRRLWVLKPELRGLIWKGACLAISVDKWYACLEEVSACHSLPPPSEDEKLPVGTGSNPVFIVSDNVIKIYAEGGLGYSAHGLGTELEFYDLLRKVGSPLINHIPEIIASGFLVYEDGVYRTVPWDGKGMPDVLAKYYPLELSYANSCFPLGLWSKQQFGMDSSTECSNKPIWPYMVTRKCKGDIFARVRDTLSKADLLNLASSLGVQMRNIHLLPLPHGEPLPKPEDNNVRDSDPPEWKQVISTLNGRKNNIKKHLANWGGTVPTVLIEKAEEYLPADMSSLIKFVKDDDGDSVYTFPCWIHSDIMDDNILTQRSLTDAKSTGDRDLEKLDAVNIIDFSDLSIGDPLCDLIPLHLDVFRGDIDLLREYLRSYQLPFLRGKSNNDIYKSVGNSKFSTASYRAMCYCMLHEDNVLAAIFGLWKDLRAATSWEEVEHLVWDGLNRYQQSSPTLSS